The genomic segment GACCACATTTTGCAATTACTGGCTGATTACACAAAGGGCAAAGTCCTTTTAGACCTTTCTTTGCCTCTATTTTCTGGTTGTCAACAATAGCATATTTCATAATCGTAATATTTATATTAGGGATAAATACAAATTATATGCCAAAATAAAAAGGGACGCACCAAAGTGCGTCCCAACCAAGTAGATCTAAATTGAGAATCACAATTTCATTTAGATGGTGCAAAGATAAGTTTTATATTTGGATTATACAAACAAATCACAAATAAATTGTGAAATAAATCTTTGAATCTTATAAATCGTCTTCTGCAACTGATAATTGGTCAATGACCATATCAGGTGTAACATATGTGAGTGAGACGTAGTCTGTATCTACTCCTCCTACTAATACATGACTAACGATGACGTAGGGACAGGTGAGTGACATTGGCGATGGCTGAGGGAAGAAGTAGGATGGTTGATGGTTGATGTCTGATGTCTGACGCTATGCCATAAAAAAGACGAGACTGGCTCGTCATCACGACGAACCAGCACACAAAAACAAAATTGTTATAATAAAACTAAACGTTATTGCGGCGTAAAGCACGCATACGTTTTAATACTACGGCTGCAAAGATACGTATTCTCAGGCGAACTTCCAAATGTTTTGCAAATTTTTCTTGGGAAACTTTGAGAGGACGAAAGCTGATGGCTGAGGGCTGAGGGCTGATTTCACTCTCTTGTCTACCCATATGTGCGTCGTATCCCGAATGGGTGTCCTCTCGCTTTCGAAAGCCAAACTGATAAGTATCGCACCCACCCAGTGGTACGTCTTCGAGGAAACTGACACTATATCTTGTGCCCGAATCAGTGGTAAAATCAAAGTCGCCATTGTTGAGGGTAACCTCGTATGGCGACTTCCGATTGATATCTTCGAGAGTAATCTTTATCATACCAAAGCTATTTTCTGCTGGTCTTCATTAGCCCAGCGCTCAGCAACTTTACGTTCCCATTCGCGTTTGATTTCCAACGAATGCTTCCATCGACGTAATGCCTCTTCGTGTGTAATTTTCTTGATATCCATAATGGCAGTCCATTTTGATTTCTGCTGCAAAATTAAGAATATTTTCCGAATAAACAAATAAAAACAAACAGACATTAGGGACAGGCGAGCGTCTCGCTCTTGAATCCCTTTAATCGGGAAAGGGCAGCTTATGAATAATCAATCACTTGTCATCGTAATGCCCATAAGCAGAAAGCACATCTACGTAAACTTCGGTTTCGAAGATGCGATACACCAAACGATGTTTCTTGGTAATCTGACGGCTCCAACGATTCTCAGGCTTACCCTTCAGTGGTTCTGGATGGCCAGTACCAGTTTGAGGATGGTCTACAATCTCGTTGAGCAATTTGACAGCTTTCTTATAAGATGCGGGTTCGCTGCGCTTTAGTTTGGCAAGTCCCTCTTTAGCTTCGGGGGCATATGTAATAGTGTATTTCATCAGAGCGAATCTAACCAAGCATTCATGTCGTCTTTATTTGTAAAGGTGATACCTTTACCCTCAGCGATTTCTTTCTCTGCTTTATCTACACGAGTAAAGAATTCCTCCTTCGTCATGAGCGTCGGATCTTCTTTTTCTGCCACAAGCTTGCGCAGATATTTGGCTGCACGCTTCAGCAGATTTTCGTCCTCTGCTATGATGCTCATATTACGGAGCAGTTCGGCATTCATCTGTATTGCTGTCATATCATAATTTTTTTTCGATGCAAAAATAGAAATAAAAACTGAAAATACAAAATAATATATGGAAAAACTGAAAATGCAAACCACGAATAGATGACGTAGGGGGTTGACAGTTTCCTATGTCCCCCCATGTTTTTCCAAAAAATGTTGCAAATACACTATTTTTTTAGTACCTTTGCATCCTGTTTGCCGTGCGCGTGTTCAAATTTACACGCATTCGACCATAAAAAGTAACGATTAAAAAATAATATAAATGAAAACAAATGCTATGATGCTGGCCCTGCAAGGATGCCTGGGGCTACAAGGATTCAGGGGCGCACTCCTGCGCCTGAGTATGACGCTGCTGTTAGTAATGCTCACCGTCACGACGGCATGGGCGGACGATAGTGGCACATGTGGTGACAACCTGAAATGGGAATTCACGTCGAGCGACAGTACGCTCACCATTAGTGGTACAGGCGATATGGATGACTATGATCCTGGAAAAGATCCATGGCGTCATTATATATCCAAAATAAATAAAATCATATTGCCTGAAGGCTTGAGTAAAATCGGTAGTTGGGCATTCTACAATGCTGGTAATCTGAAAGAGTTAACCATTCCAGCAAGTGTCACACAAATCAATGAATATGCTTTTACGTACGTAGGACTCGATAATGGCTGCACTTTGACCTTTGCCCAGGGAAGCAAACTCTCTTCTATCGAAAAAGAGGCATTCAAGTCCTTCAAGGGCAACGTAGATTTGCATGAATGCACAAACCTGACCACTATCGGTAAATACGTATTCGCCAGTGGCTATTTGCTGAAAAAGATAACCATTCCGGCAAGTGTAGAAATAATCGATGATTATGCTTTTCAGGACGTGGGAAGCGAACTCGATAATGGCTGCACTTTGACCTTTGCCCAAGGAAGCAAACTCTCTTCTATCGGAAACTATGCATTCAAGAGATTCAAGGGCGACATAGATTGGCTTGAATGCACAAGCCTGACCACTATCGGTCAATACGCATTCTCTGGTGCTGTTAATTTGGAAAAGATAACCATTCCTGCCAGTGTAGAAAGATTCGAATCCTATGCTTTTCAGAACGTGGGAAGTAAACTCGGTAAAGGCTGCACTTTGACCATGGCCCAAGGAAGCCAACTCAAGTATCCCAAAGCCAATGCATTCAATGGCTTCAAGGGCGATATAGATTTGCGTGAATGCACAAGCCTGACTATTATCCATAAGAATACATTTGAAGGATACCAGGCTGGCACCCTCAGGCTACCAGTCAGCCTATCAATAATCGAAAAGGATGCATTTATAAATTCAAAACCGAGTAAAGTCTATGTTGCCTACAAGAACTGCGTTCTCTATGTCAACGACAAATATAGGTCTGTTAACCCAGACACAAAATACG from the Prevotella sp. E15-22 genome contains:
- a CDS encoding Txe/YoeB family addiction module toxin, with amino-acid sequence MKYTITYAPEAKEGLAKLKRSEPASYKKAVKLLNEIVDHPQTGTGHPEPLKGKPENRWSRQITKKHRLVYRIFETEVYVDVLSAYGHYDDK